In Candidatus Acidiferrales bacterium, a single window of DNA contains:
- the glyA gene encoding serine hydroxymethyltransferase, whose protein sequence is MPMTIVDNSKMSLPLKAVDPEVADIIRDEVRRQASGLELIASENFVSEAVFEAMGSVFTNKYAEGYPGRRYYGGCEHVDRVEQLAIDRAKKIFGAEHANVQAHSGTQANIAVYLTVLQPGDTVLGMNLSHGGHLTHGHPLNFSGKWYRFIPYGVSKEDERIDYDEMERLAREHKPKLIVAGASAYPRVIDFERMEAIAKATGALLMVDIAHIAGLIAAGLHPNPVPHSDFVTTTTHKTLRGPRGGMVFCREAFAKELDKLIFPGSQGGPLVNTIAAKAVCLKEAMEPEFRAYQQQVIANAKALARRLQENGSRIVSGGTDNHLMLVDVYAKGLTGREAELALEKAGITVNKNAIPFDTLPPLKASGIRIGTPAVTTRGMGEREMAQIADWISDVLGHRTDEARLARIREEVRAMTDRFPLYPLRWEGCDGAKMCFQPALQEAAVRKS, encoded by the coding sequence ATGCCTATGACCATCGTTGACAACAGCAAGATGAGCTTGCCGCTGAAGGCTGTGGATCCGGAGGTGGCTGACATCATCCGCGACGAGGTCCGGCGCCAGGCCAGCGGGCTCGAGCTCATCGCTTCGGAAAATTTTGTGAGTGAAGCCGTCTTCGAGGCGATGGGCTCGGTTTTCACCAATAAGTACGCGGAAGGCTACCCGGGGAGGCGCTACTACGGTGGTTGCGAGCATGTCGATCGCGTCGAGCAGCTCGCCATTGATCGCGCCAAAAAAATTTTCGGCGCTGAGCACGCCAACGTTCAGGCCCATTCCGGCACCCAAGCCAATATCGCCGTCTATCTGACCGTTCTCCAGCCCGGCGATACGGTCCTCGGCATGAATCTTTCTCATGGCGGCCACCTGACCCACGGCCATCCGCTCAACTTTTCCGGCAAGTGGTACCGGTTCATCCCCTACGGCGTGAGCAAGGAGGATGAGCGCATTGATTACGACGAGATGGAACGGCTGGCCCGCGAACACAAACCCAAGCTGATCGTGGCGGGTGCGAGCGCTTATCCGCGCGTCATTGATTTTGAGCGCATGGAAGCGATCGCCAAAGCCACGGGCGCCCTGCTCATGGTGGATATCGCCCATATCGCCGGGCTGATTGCCGCCGGGCTGCATCCCAATCCCGTGCCCCATTCCGATTTTGTCACCACCACCACCCACAAGACTTTGCGCGGGCCACGGGGGGGCATGGTGTTCTGCCGCGAAGCATTTGCCAAGGAGCTGGACAAGTTGATTTTTCCCGGGAGCCAGGGCGGGCCGCTGGTCAACACCATTGCCGCCAAGGCGGTTTGCCTCAAGGAAGCGATGGAGCCTGAATTTCGCGCCTATCAGCAGCAAGTCATCGCCAACGCCAAGGCGCTGGCCCGGCGCCTCCAGGAGAATGGTTCCCGCATTGTCTCCGGGGGCACCGACAACCATTTGATGCTTGTGGACGTGTATGCCAAGGGCTTGACCGGGCGCGAAGCCGAATTGGCGCTGGAAAAGGCCGGCATCACGGTCAACAAGAATGCCATACCGTTTGACACGCTTCCACCGCTCAAGGCAAGTGGGATCCGTATCGGCACGCCGGCGGTCACAACGCGAGGCATGGGGGAGAGGGAAATGGCCCAGATCGCTGACTGGATTTCTGATGTCCTTGGCCATCGGACGGACGAGGCGCGGCTGGCCCGGATTCGCGAAGAGGTGCGGGCGATGACTGATCGCTTCCCTCTCTACCCCTTGCGATGGGAGGGCTGTGACGGCGCAAAAATGTGCTTCCAGCCGGCGCTTCAGGAAGCAGCGGTGCGGAAATCGTGA